In one window of Campylobacter coli DNA:
- a CDS encoding disulfide bond formation protein B: MNEINKTKNFYTLMCLAGFLIILLPVGIANFVFGYMWGDSPCTLCWGQREAMIFIGVMALFIVRYGMKGKYLAALLIMTAVGLYQSFAHYGNHAHRDLDQGFGLAVFGIHTYFWAEVVFWAVVLLLGVMFAFAPKFGSFDKELNGEKFRKFTKFSFAAVLISTLIVASNVFQAFVSTGIPPYVGQGDPVRFSLNPKYIIWSTGGWNGLWQNISFLGKRDVKAPDYAFAPASEKLGIKFDNDTNNSPFAEIDDELKIIDEQTINFDKAINTLDYINDEFVASSKWNVAFLDNNFSTKEGFELDPYFSATIDPIIGIIPYKENKFLLMGSNKSFLRFAKNPNADEALQYADFVKGNDQFEGQGKDLGRGRLDTVRAKFNHVASMTTDDHYLYLATVPNNKDSKTFVISKISLKDLVLSAEFTPKAELKEGKTLGDLYITSMAFKDDEIYALSKNHNVIAIIDPTKEEVVKTIAFPSSITNARSIFFKDGKIHILSYQDGANKLYTLK; this comes from the coding sequence ATGAACGAAATAAATAAAACAAAAAATTTCTACACTCTTATGTGTTTGGCAGGCTTTTTGATTATTCTTTTGCCTGTGGGGATTGCAAATTTTGTATTTGGTTATATGTGGGGTGATAGCCCATGCACTCTTTGTTGGGGACAAAGAGAAGCGATGATTTTTATCGGGGTTATGGCACTTTTTATCGTGCGTTATGGTATGAAAGGCAAATACCTTGCCGCTCTTTTGATCATGACTGCAGTAGGTCTTTATCAATCCTTTGCACATTATGGCAATCACGCTCATAGGGATTTAGATCAAGGTTTTGGTTTGGCGGTTTTTGGTATCCATACTTATTTTTGGGCTGAAGTAGTCTTTTGGGCTGTAGTCTTGCTTTTAGGTGTGATGTTTGCTTTTGCTCCTAAATTTGGATCTTTTGACAAAGAATTAAACGGCGAAAAATTTAGAAAATTTACTAAATTTAGCTTCGCAGCAGTTTTAATCAGCACCCTTATCGTTGCATCAAATGTCTTTCAAGCTTTTGTAAGCACAGGAATTCCTCCTTATGTGGGGCAAGGTGATCCTGTAAGATTTAGTCTTAATCCAAAATATATCATTTGGAGCACAGGGGGTTGGAATGGTTTATGGCAAAACATTTCTTTCTTAGGAAAACGCGATGTGAAGGCTCCTGATTATGCTTTTGCGCCTGCAAGTGAAAAATTAGGTATAAAATTTGATAATGATACAAATAATTCTCCATTTGCAGAAATCGACGATGAGCTTAAAATTATCGATGAGCAAACCATAAATTTTGACAAAGCGATCAATACTCTTGATTATATTAATGATGAATTTGTAGCAAGTTCTAAATGGAATGTAGCGTTTTTGGATAACAATTTTAGTACAAAAGAAGGTTTTGAGCTTGATCCTTATTTTTCAGCTACTATCGATCCTATTATAGGTATCATTCCTTATAAAGAAAATAAATTTCTTCTCATGGGATCTAATAAATCTTTCCTAAGATTTGCAAAAAATCCAAATGCAGATGAAGCTTTACAATATGCAGATTTTGTTAAAGGAAATGACCAATTTGAAGGTCAAGGAAAAGATTTGGGTCGTGGAAGACTTGATACTGTTAGAGCAAAATTCAACCATGTAGCAAGTATGACAACAGATGATCATTATCTTTATCTTGCAACCGTGCCTAACAACAAAGATTCTAAAACCTTTGTAATTTCTAAAATTTCTTTAAAAGATCTTGTTCTTTCAGCAGAATTTACTCCAAAAGCAGAACTTAAAGAGGGTAAAACTTTGGGCGATCTTTATATCACTTCTATGGCTTTTAAAGATGATGAAATTTATGCACTCAGTAAAAATCACAATGTAATTGCCATAATCGATCCAACCAAAGAAGAAGTGGTAAAAACCATAGCTTTTCCAAGCTCTATCACAAATGCAAGAAGTATTTTCTTTAAAGATGGAAAAATTCACATCCTTTCTTATCAAGATGGAGCAAATAAGCTTTATACTTTAAAATAA
- a CDS encoding YagU family protein yields the protein MNRTFQKRYTLAFFIGILAGVFGAIVKWGWEVPFPPRNPNIFWPVDALERVTPPKIFLEQLGLPTDWTYMFSGMQMPLSIFIVHIGFSIIFAIAYCMIAEKWRRITMWQGAVFGFFVYLFAHVIVMPLIAEVPPLSEIPFDEHLSEFFGHIVWLWGMEIVRRDIRNRITKEIEE from the coding sequence ATGAACCGAACTTTTCAAAAACGCTATACCCTAGCTTTTTTTATAGGTATATTAGCAGGGGTTTTTGGAGCTATTGTAAAATGGGGCTGGGAAGTTCCTTTTCCACCTAGAAACCCTAATATTTTTTGGCCTGTTGATGCATTAGAACGGGTTACTCCGCCTAAAATTTTCCTAGAACAATTAGGCTTACCTACAGATTGGACTTATATGTTTTCGGGTATGCAAATGCCATTATCAATCTTTATAGTACACATTGGCTTTTCTATTATTTTTGCTATAGCTTATTGTATGATAGCAGAAAAATGGCGTCGTATTACCATGTGGCAAGGTGCTGTTTTTGGCTTTTTTGTCTATCTTTTTGCTCATGTAATCGTAATGCCTTTAATTGCAGAAGTTCCTCCACTTTCTGAAATTCCTTTTGATGAGCATTTATCTGAATTTTTTGGTCATATTGTTTGGCTTTGGGGAATGGAAATAGTTCGTCGAGATATAAGAAATCGTATTACTAAAGAGATAGAAGAATGA
- the purB gene encoding adenylosuccinate lyase, with protein sequence MVERYSREIMAKKWDMQAKYDAWLKVELAAVKAWNKLGLINDTDCEKILKNAKFDIARIDEIEKTTKHDVIAFLTSVSESLGEESRFVHYAMTSSDCIDTAVALQMKESLDLILEDVSLLLEVIKKRALEHKNTLMVGRSHGIHGEPITFGLVLAIWYDEILHAKELLEHAREVISYGKISGAMGNFAHAPLEFEEEVCKNLDLKPAPVSNQVIQRDRYAQVISAIAILASSCEQIAVAIRHFQRTEVYEAEEYFSAGQKGSSAMPHKRNPVLSENITGLCRVLRSFVTPALENVALWHERDISHSSVERFILPDAFVTADFMLMRLTNLIDKLLVYPENMMKNLNLTGGLVFSQRVLLELPFKGISREEAYKIVQRNAMKVWADLQNGKAAINENNESLFLLALLADEDLRKSLSEEDIRKCFDYNYYTKNIDAIFARTFK encoded by the coding sequence ATGGTTGAAAGATATAGCAGAGAAATCATGGCCAAAAAATGGGATATGCAAGCAAAATATGATGCATGGCTAAAAGTAGAGCTAGCTGCGGTAAAAGCTTGGAATAAACTAGGCCTTATAAATGATACAGATTGTGAAAAAATTCTTAAAAATGCTAAATTTGATATAGCTAGAATTGATGAGATAGAAAAAACCACTAAGCATGATGTGATCGCTTTTCTTACAAGTGTAAGTGAAAGTTTAGGAGAGGAAAGTCGTTTTGTGCATTATGCAATGACAAGTTCTGATTGTATCGACACTGCTGTAGCTTTACAGATGAAAGAAAGTTTGGATTTGATTTTAGAAGATGTTTCTTTGCTTTTAGAAGTGATTAAAAAACGCGCTTTGGAACATAAAAATACTTTAATGGTAGGTAGAAGCCATGGAATTCATGGAGAACCTATCACTTTTGGTTTGGTACTTGCGATTTGGTATGATGAAATTTTGCACGCAAAAGAGCTTTTAGAGCATGCAAGAGAAGTGATAAGTTATGGAAAAATTAGCGGTGCAATGGGAAATTTTGCACATGCTCCTTTAGAATTTGAAGAAGAAGTATGTAAAAATTTAGATCTTAAACCCGCGCCTGTTTCAAATCAAGTTATCCAAAGAGATCGTTATGCGCAAGTGATTTCAGCTATTGCGATTTTGGCTTCATCGTGCGAGCAAATTGCTGTTGCGATAAGACATTTTCAAAGAACAGAAGTGTATGAGGCTGAAGAGTATTTTAGTGCAGGACAAAAAGGAAGCTCGGCTATGCCACATAAAAGAAATCCGGTTCTAAGTGAAAATATCACAGGGCTTTGTCGTGTGCTTAGATCTTTTGTAACTCCTGCTTTGGAAAATGTAGCTTTATGGCACGAAAGAGATATATCGCATTCAAGTGTTGAAAGATTTATTTTACCTGATGCTTTTGTTACAGCTGATTTTATGCTCATGCGTCTTACAAATTTGATTGATAAGCTTTTGGTTTATCCTGAAAACATGATGAAAAATCTAAATCTTACAGGCGGACTTGTATTTTCACAACGCGTTTTATTGGAGCTTCCATTTAAGGGCATTAGCCGTGAAGAAGCTTATAAAATAGTCCAAAGAAATGCGATGAAAGTTTGGGCTGATTTACAAAATGGTAAAGCTGCTATCAATGAAAACAATGAAAGCTTATTTTTACTTGCGCTTTTAGCTGATGAGGATTTGAGAAAAAGCTTGAGTGAAGAAGATATAAGAAAGTGCTTTGATTATAATTATTACACAAAAAATATTGATGCAATCTTTGCAAGAACTTTTAAATAA
- a CDS encoding HD domain-containing protein, with translation MINIKLIEHIFKAASISRWNDYPRMANLVELDKQAHKFIIAYFIAKMEKDVDMKIIIEGGIFEFLSRVVVTDIRPDVYHEIVRQKKAEVNAWVLSKIEPMIEDIEDGEFLKRFEAYLNGNTYAKERLILKAASYFATRWEFNIVYQTSAFLNDIDEIKNKVDEELEDYYELIGARKIALNQKIAKIIDLSGRLRFQKRWAQTPRIPETAVLGHMLVVAILGYFYSLKIKACDKRLENNFYCALFHDLPESLTRDIISPVKYGIDGLHTIINDYEMKLINDRILPFVPENLRAEFSYILGIREGRSNEANFVKNEFENRTYKNAKIELCSGSLSSFNQNEFGAIDGKALKYCDKIAAFIEAGLSISYGVKSKELESGFEDMFKFFNESPTIDGVNFLEICREFRDYFKI, from the coding sequence ATGATAAATATAAAACTTATAGAACATATTTTCAAAGCAGCTTCCATCAGTCGTTGGAATGATTATCCAAGAATGGCAAATTTAGTCGAGCTTGATAAACAAGCGCATAAATTTATCATAGCTTATTTCATTGCAAAAATGGAAAAAGATGTGGATATGAAAATTATCATAGAGGGTGGAATTTTTGAATTTTTAAGCCGCGTTGTAGTTACTGATATACGCCCTGATGTATATCATGAAATCGTACGTCAAAAAAAAGCCGAAGTTAATGCTTGGGTTTTAAGTAAAATCGAACCCATGATAGAAGATATAGAAGATGGAGAGTTTTTAAAGCGTTTTGAAGCGTATCTAAATGGCAATACCTATGCCAAAGAAAGGCTTATCTTAAAAGCTGCATCGTATTTTGCTACAAGATGGGAATTTAACATAGTCTATCAAACCTCAGCTTTTTTAAATGATATCGATGAGATTAAAAACAAAGTCGATGAAGAATTGGAAGATTATTATGAACTCATAGGAGCTAGAAAAATCGCTCTTAATCAAAAAATTGCAAAAATCATCGATTTAAGCGGAAGACTTCGTTTTCAAAAGCGTTGGGCTCAAACCCCACGCATACCTGAAACTGCTGTTTTAGGACATATGCTTGTAGTGGCGATTTTGGGATATTTTTATTCACTTAAAATCAAAGCTTGCGATAAAAGACTTGAAAACAATTTTTATTGTGCTTTATTTCATGATCTACCTGAATCTTTAACACGCGATATCATAAGCCCTGTAAAATATGGCATAGATGGACTTCACACTATTATCAATGATTATGAAATGAAACTGATCAATGACAGAATTTTACCCTTCGTGCCTGAAAATTTAAGGGCTGAATTTTCTTATATCTTAGGCATTAGAGAGGGCAGAAGCAATGAAGCAAATTTTGTCAAAAATGAATTTGAAAATCGCACCTATAAAAATGCCAAAATCGAGCTTTGTAGTGGAAGCTTAAGCTCTTTTAATCAAAATGAATTTGGAGCGATTGATGGTAAGGCTTTAAAATACTGCGACAAAATCGCTGCTTTTATCGAAGCAGGACTTAGTATAAGCTATGGGGTAAAATCTAAAGAACTTGAAAGCGGTTTTGAAGATATGTTTAAATTTTTTAACGAAAGCCCTACGATCGATGGGGTAAATTTCCTTGAAATTTGTAGAGAATTTAGGGATTATTTTAAAATTTAA
- the ilvD gene encoding dihydroxy-acid dehydratase, with translation MRSDAIKKGHLKAPNRSLLRACGLKDEDFDKPFIGVANSYIDIIPGHYFLNEYAKIIKDEIRKNGCIPFEFNTIGVDDGIAMGHEGMLYSLPSREIIANSVESVMNAHQLDALICIPNCDKITPGMLMGALRVNVPTIFVSGGPMRSGVTKKGEKISLSSVFEAVGAYEANKISEEEFKDIECSACPSGGSCSGMFTANSMNTLCEAMGIALEGNGTILALSKEREELLRKAARRICEIALDERFKIKNIITQKAIRNAMVVDMAMGGSTNTILHMLAISREAGVALDIKDLNFISSKVAHIAKIAPSLNTVYMDDIHKAGGVSAVMAEISSREGHILELDALTITGENLQERLKNAKIKDETIIRKVDNAYSKVGGLAVLFGNLAEQGCVVKTAGITGERKFKGKAVCFNSQDEAIKGIIKGKVQKGDVCVIRYEGPKGGPGMQEMLSPTSLIMGMGLGADVALITDGRFSGATRGLSIGHVSPEAAEGGLIGLLKDGDEIEIDVDAYTINANLSDEEIAKRKNEFVMPQKEVKSRWLRMYQKLVTNASKGAVLDME, from the coding sequence GTGAGAAGTGATGCGATTAAAAAAGGGCATTTAAAAGCACCAAACCGCTCTTTACTTAGAGCATGTGGTTTAAAAGATGAGGATTTTGATAAACCTTTCATAGGCGTGGCAAATAGCTATATTGATATTATTCCAGGGCATTATTTTTTAAATGAATATGCAAAAATTATAAAAGATGAAATTCGAAAAAATGGTTGCATTCCTTTTGAATTTAACACTATAGGTGTGGATGATGGTATAGCTATGGGTCATGAGGGTATGCTTTATTCTTTACCGAGCCGTGAAATCATCGCAAATTCGGTTGAAAGCGTTATGAATGCACATCAGCTAGATGCTTTAATTTGTATTCCAAATTGCGATAAAATCACCCCAGGTATGCTAATGGGTGCTTTAAGGGTAAATGTACCGACTATTTTTGTAAGCGGTGGTCCTATGCGTTCGGGTGTGACTAAAAAGGGTGAAAAAATAAGTCTTAGTTCAGTTTTTGAGGCTGTAGGAGCATATGAGGCCAATAAAATCAGCGAAGAAGAATTTAAAGATATAGAATGTTCTGCTTGTCCAAGCGGAGGATCTTGCTCGGGTATGTTTACTGCAAATTCTATGAATACTTTATGTGAAGCTATGGGTATAGCTTTGGAGGGAAATGGTACGATTTTAGCGCTTAGCAAAGAAAGAGAAGAGCTTTTAAGAAAGGCTGCAAGAAGAATTTGTGAAATCGCTTTAGATGAAAGATTTAAAATTAAAAATATTATCACTCAAAAAGCTATAAGAAATGCTATGGTAGTAGATATGGCAATGGGTGGAAGCACAAATACAATCTTACATATGCTAGCTATTTCAAGAGAGGCGGGAGTTGCGCTTGATATCAAGGATTTAAATTTTATTTCAAGCAAGGTTGCGCATATTGCAAAAATCGCTCCATCACTTAATACTGTTTATATGGATGATATCCATAAAGCAGGGGGTGTAAGTGCTGTAATGGCTGAAATTTCAAGCAGAGAGGGACATATTTTAGAACTTGATGCCTTAACCATTACAGGAGAAAATTTACAAGAGCGTTTAAAAAATGCCAAAATCAAAGATGAAACCATCATTCGTAAGGTAGATAATGCTTATTCTAAAGTAGGGGGGCTTGCGGTTTTATTTGGAAATTTGGCTGAGCAAGGCTGTGTTGTAAAAACTGCAGGTATTACAGGAGAGAGAAAATTCAAGGGCAAAGCTGTTTGTTTTAATTCTCAAGATGAGGCTATTAAAGGTATCATTAAAGGTAAAGTACAAAAAGGCGATGTTTGCGTGATCCGTTATGAAGGGCCAAAGGGTGGTCCAGGTATGCAAGAGATGTTAAGTCCAACTTCACTTATCATGGGTATGGGGCTTGGTGCAGATGTGGCTTTGATTACCGATGGAAGATTTAGTGGTGCAACAAGGGGTTTAAGCATAGGTCATGTTTCTCCTGAAGCTGCTGAGGGCGGGCTTATAGGGCTTTTAAAAGATGGAGATGAGATAGAAATCGATGTAGATGCTTATACTATCAATGCTAATTTAAGCGATGAGGAAATTGCAAAACGCAAAAATGAATTTGTAATGCCTCAAAAAGAAGTCAAATCCAGATGGCTTAGAATGTATCAAAAACTTGTAACAAATGCTAGTAAGGGTGCAGTTTTAGATATGGAATGA
- a CDS encoding fumarylacetoacetate hydrolase family protein, with amino-acid sequence MKFVNFKLNQKATLGVLNSSGKVINLADLDINVRDMNELIINFDNFKHKFKDLDSKTAYEIPKEDYLAPIIEPRQDIICLGINFLDHAKESAQFKGEKFEEREYPVYFGKRCNQATAPFGNISLHADVTSQLDYECELAFILSKDAYKIKAEDAKGYIFGYTIINEISARDLQKRHKQFYRAKSLEGSTIMGPYITSVDEIAYPPELNLQSYVNKELRQNSNTKFFIFDIGYVLEELSSGMLLKAGTIISMGTPSGVGMGLNPPVFLKKGDEVRCVIENLGEICNAIT; translated from the coding sequence ATGAAATTTGTTAATTTTAAACTCAATCAAAAAGCCACCCTAGGGGTGCTTAACTCTAGTGGAAAAGTTATAAATTTAGCCGATCTTGATATCAATGTTCGCGATATGAATGAATTGATTATAAATTTTGATAATTTTAAACATAAATTTAAAGATTTAGATTCTAAAACAGCTTATGAAATTCCAAAAGAAGATTATCTAGCCCCTATCATAGAACCGCGTCAAGATATTATATGTCTTGGGATTAATTTTTTAGATCATGCCAAAGAATCTGCACAATTTAAAGGCGAAAAATTCGAAGAAAGAGAATATCCTGTGTATTTTGGAAAACGCTGCAATCAAGCCACAGCTCCTTTTGGCAACATATCTTTGCATGCTGATGTCACTTCTCAACTAGACTATGAATGCGAGCTTGCTTTCATTTTAAGTAAAGATGCTTATAAAATCAAAGCTGAAGATGCGAAAGGCTATATTTTTGGCTATACCATTATCAATGAAATTTCAGCACGAGATCTCCAAAAACGCCACAAGCAATTTTACCGCGCAAAAAGCCTTGAGGGAAGCACTATAATGGGACCTTATATTACAAGTGTTGATGAGATTGCTTATCCGCCCGAGCTTAATTTACAAAGTTATGTCAATAAAGAATTGCGACAAAATTCCAATACAAAATTTTTTATTTTTGACATCGGATATGTCTTAGAAGAACTAAGCTCAGGAATGCTTTTAAAGGCTGGTACTATCATATCAATGGGAACTCCAAGTGGCGTAGGAATGGGCTTAAATCCACCCGTTTTTCTTAAAAAAGGTGATGAAGTACGCTGTGTGATAGAAAATTTAGGAGAAATTTGCAATGCAATAACATAA
- the dba gene encoding disulfide bond formation protein Dba has protein sequence MEFLELLLVLIALILIIKKPEKENLAFGLVIVAWLLMVFFYVGHKTGALLTIMNL, from the coding sequence ATGGAGTTTTTAGAGCTTTTATTAGTTTTAATCGCCTTAATACTAATCATCAAAAAGCCAGAAAAAGAAAATTTGGCTTTTGGCTTAGTGATAGTAGCTTGGCTTTTAATGGTTTTTTTCTATGTCGGCCACAAAACAGGTGCGCTTTTAACGATAATGAATCTATAA
- a CDS encoding RluA family pseudouridine synthase produces the protein MAYTKIKLSNNGKKAFQVLIDNLKININEAQKLIDKKRLFCDGILVEEKNKILQGNVELIVYENNPKGVEIVFENKDFAVLEKESGILSHPNGRHCKYSLSDEIWHLWGKEACVAHRLDKETSGLILVAKHKKAQIELKGLFEKKQIQKEYLALASGEIKANFIVDQAMDLTKDYDDVKTRMQICENGKKAITEFEVLSFYPKINATLLLCKPLTGRQHQIRVHLFYKNHKILGDPLYGLEKKDIEKILDEKMDIEERIKLSGAKRLCLHSYRLKFNYDGENFDIFSKKGIEKILTAF, from the coding sequence TTGGCTTACACAAAAATAAAACTGTCAAATAATGGAAAAAAGGCGTTTCAAGTGCTTATAGATAATTTGAAAATCAATATAAATGAAGCCCAAAAACTCATAGATAAAAAAAGGCTTTTTTGCGATGGAATTTTAGTAGAAGAAAAGAATAAAATCTTACAAGGTAATGTAGAATTAATAGTCTATGAAAACAACCCCAAAGGAGTGGAAATCGTTTTTGAAAATAAAGATTTTGCAGTACTTGAAAAAGAAAGTGGAATTTTAAGCCACCCTAATGGCAGACACTGTAAATACAGTCTAAGTGATGAAATTTGGCACCTTTGGGGTAAAGAAGCGTGTGTAGCTCATAGGCTTGATAAAGAAACAAGCGGACTTATACTCGTAGCCAAACACAAAAAAGCACAAATTGAGCTTAAAGGCCTGTTTGAAAAAAAACAAATTCAAAAAGAATATCTTGCCCTTGCAAGTGGGGAAATCAAAGCAAATTTCATAGTCGATCAAGCGATGGATTTGACAAAGGATTATGATGATGTTAAAACCAGAATGCAAATTTGCGAGAATGGAAAAAAAGCGATCACAGAATTTGAAGTTTTGAGCTTTTATCCTAAAATCAACGCTACGCTTTTGCTTTGCAAACCACTCACAGGCAGACAACATCAAATCAGAGTACATTTATTTTATAAAAATCACAAAATCCTAGGCGATCCACTCTATGGTCTTGAAAAAAAAGATATAGAAAAAATTTTAGATGAAAAAATGGACATAGAAGAACGCATAAAGCTAAGCGGTGCCAAACGCTTGTGTTTGCACTCTTATCGTTTAAAATTTAACTATGATGGAGAAAATTTTGATATTTTTTCAAAAAAGGGTATAGAAAAAATTTTAACAGCATTTTAA
- the queC gene encoding 7-cyano-7-deazaguanine synthase QueC — protein sequence MSKKALCIISGGMDSTLCAYLAKKEGYEIIALHFDYQQRTQEKEKECFKQICKALNVEKSYIFDVSFIANIGGNALTDQSIHIPKNELSISDTPPITYVPFRNGIFLSIAGSLAEKENCESIFIGVVEEDGSGYPDCTEKFIQKAQEFINEGTSKHFRTSLKTPLVNLNKTQIVELALKENVPLELTWSCYESEDEACGECDSCLLRLRGFERAGFKDKIKYKLKS from the coding sequence ATGAGTAAAAAAGCACTTTGTATCATTAGCGGTGGAATGGATAGCACTTTGTGTGCTTATTTGGCCAAAAAAGAAGGATATGAGATTATTGCCTTGCATTTTGATTATCAACAACGCACACAAGAAAAAGAAAAAGAGTGTTTTAAGCAAATTTGCAAGGCTTTAAATGTAGAAAAATCTTATATTTTTGATGTGAGTTTTATAGCAAATATAGGAGGCAATGCTCTAACAGATCAAAGTATCCATATCCCTAAAAATGAGCTGAGCATAAGCGATACTCCGCCTATTACTTATGTGCCTTTTCGCAATGGAATTTTTTTAAGCATAGCAGGATCTTTAGCGGAAAAGGAAAATTGTGAAAGTATTTTTATAGGTGTAGTGGAAGAAGATGGTAGCGGTTATCCTGATTGTACTGAAAAATTTATACAAAAAGCTCAAGAATTTATCAATGAAGGCACAAGTAAGCATTTTAGAACTTCTTTAAAAACCCCTCTTGTAAATCTTAACAAAACTCAAATTGTAGAGCTTGCTTTAAAAGAAAATGTGCCTTTAGAACTTACTTGGTCTTGTTATGAAAGCGAAGATGAAGCTTGTGGAGAATGTGATAGCTGCTTGCTTCGTTTAAGAGGTTTTGAAAGGGCAGGATTTAAAGATAAAATCAAATATAAACTAAAGTCCTAG